Proteins from one Candidatus Margulisiibacteriota bacterium genomic window:
- the pyrH gene encoding UMP kinase yields the protein MTRPRYKRILLKLSGEVFGGKQKYGIDLDVLATIAQEIKSVKELGVGVAVVIGGGNIFRGVAGAVKGIDRATGDYMGMLATVINSLALQDSLERAGVPSRVQTAIEMRSIAEPFIRRRSIRHMEKGRVVILAAGTGNPYFSTDTTAALRAAELDAEVILKATKVDGIYDKDPLQFNNAKKFKKITHMAILQKRLRVMDSTAASLCMENKIPIIVFDLMKGGNIKSAVLGKDVGTMVYNEKGKQGGQ from the coding sequence ATGACAAGACCGCGCTACAAAAGAATCCTCCTCAAGCTCTCCGGTGAAGTTTTCGGCGGCAAACAGAAATACGGGATCGACCTGGACGTCCTGGCGACCATCGCCCAGGAGATCAAATCGGTCAAGGAGCTGGGGGTCGGCGTGGCGGTCGTGATCGGCGGCGGTAACATTTTCCGCGGCGTCGCCGGGGCGGTCAAAGGGATCGACCGGGCGACCGGCGACTACATGGGGATGCTGGCCACGGTCATCAACTCGCTGGCCCTGCAGGATTCGCTGGAAAGAGCGGGCGTCCCTTCCCGGGTGCAGACCGCGATCGAAATGCGCTCCATCGCCGAACCGTTCATCCGCCGCCGCTCGATCCGTCACATGGAAAAGGGCCGGGTCGTGATCCTGGCGGCCGGCACCGGCAACCCTTATTTTTCGACCGACACCACCGCCGCCCTGCGCGCGGCCGAGCTGGACGCCGAAGTGATCCTGAAAGCGACCAAGGTCGACGGCATCTACGACAAAGATCCGCTGCAGTTCAACAACGCCAAAAAATTCAAGAAGATCACCCACATGGCAATACTGCAAAAAAGGCTGCGGGTCATGGACTCGACCGCCGCCTCGCTCTGCATGGAGAACAAGATCCCGATCATCGTTTTCGATCTAATGAAGGGTGGCAACATTAAAAGCGCCGTGCTCGGCAAGGATGTCGGCACCATGGTTTACAACGAAAAGGGAAAGCAAGGAGGCCAGTGA
- the frr gene encoding ribosome recycling factor — MMQDVIKESEARMQKAMEVLKKNFAAVRTGRANAALLDHVHVEYYGASTPLKQLAQIATPDARSLLVTPYDKTAAQAIEKAILTSDLGINPKNEGGTIRLSLPEPSQERRKELVKVTKKESEDAKIAIRNVRRDAIEALKKQKADKTITEDMEKMQDKKVQELTDKVSLEIDKLLTAKEKEIMEV; from the coding sequence GTGATGCAGGACGTGATCAAAGAGAGCGAAGCGCGGATGCAGAAGGCGATGGAGGTCTTGAAAAAGAATTTTGCGGCGGTCCGCACCGGCCGCGCCAACGCCGCCCTGCTGGACCATGTCCACGTCGAATATTACGGGGCAAGCACCCCGCTCAAACAGCTGGCGCAGATCGCCACCCCGGACGCGCGCAGCCTGCTCGTTACCCCTTACGACAAAACCGCCGCCCAGGCGATCGAAAAAGCGATCCTGACCTCCGATCTCGGCATCAACCCGAAGAACGAAGGGGGCACCATCCGGCTATCCCTGCCCGAGCCGTCGCAGGAGAGGCGGAAAGAGCTGGTCAAGGTCACAAAAAAAGAATCCGAAGACGCCAAGATCGCCATCCGCAACGTCCGCCGCGACGCGATCGAGGCCCTGAAAAAACAAAAGGCCGACAAAACGATCACCGAAGACATGGAAAAAATGCAGGACAAAAAGGTCCAGGAATTGACCGACAAAGTTTCCCTCGAGATCGACAAACTTTTAACCGCTAAAGAAAAAGAGATAATGGAGGTCTAG
- the uppS gene encoding polyprenyl diphosphate synthase yields the protein MDGNGRWAKRRKRPRIFGHKEGAESLRAVLKGCAEFGVKYLTVYAFSTENWGRPRNEVDFLMNLFSVTIDREMDELMRSGVKLQFLGRLAKFSAELRKKMNAAMEKTRDNKRITLSVMVNYGGRAEIVDAVNRVVESRAAGHGPITEEEFSKHLYTAGMPDPDLLIRTANEMRVSNYLLWQIAYAEIYVTETLWPDFRRAQLIAALEAYQKRERRYGKL from the coding sequence ATGGACGGGAACGGCCGCTGGGCCAAGCGGCGCAAGCGGCCGCGGATCTTCGGGCACAAGGAAGGCGCGGAGTCGCTGCGCGCCGTGCTGAAAGGTTGCGCCGAGTTCGGGGTCAAATACCTGACCGTTTACGCTTTTTCCACCGAGAACTGGGGCCGCCCCCGGAACGAAGTCGACTTCCTGATGAACCTTTTTTCCGTGACGATCGACCGCGAGATGGACGAACTGATGAGGAGCGGCGTCAAACTCCAGTTCCTGGGCCGGTTGGCGAAGTTCTCGGCCGAGCTGCGGAAAAAGATGAACGCGGCGATGGAAAAGACCAGGGACAATAAGCGGATCACCCTGAGCGTTATGGTCAACTACGGGGGACGGGCGGAGATCGTCGACGCCGTTAACCGGGTCGTCGAGTCGCGGGCCGCGGGTCACGGGCCGATCACGGAAGAAGAATTCAGCAAGCACCTCTATACCGCGGGGATGCCCGATCCCGATCTGTTAATCAGGACGGCGAACGAAATGAGGGTTTCTAATTACCTCCTCTGGCAGATCGCTTACGCCGAGATCTACGTGACCGAGACGCTCTGGCCCGATTTCCGCCGCGCACAGCTGATCGCCGCGCTCGAAGCCTACCAGAAAAGAGAGCGGCGCTACGGGAAGCTCTAA
- a CDS encoding phosphatidate cytidylyltransferase, with protein MVIRSLTVLLTAPIILACVYYGGIPFLIMLLALAIIAVNEFYNLMMKKGLFPAYWVGNLITIFFITFAYYALKRNWEPAHSAILTLAVAVAMIAGVFLKREKDTIVDVAVTVLGMFYVGWFFSYLIFIRALTDHGGYLFFLLFTIWAMDSAAYLAGKVFGHTKLMPSISPKKTWEGAIAGFLTCLVAAAIFSQTAQLELWHALILGALIGVFGQISDLIESLIKRDAGAKDSSDILPGHGGVLDRIDSFVLTAPLMYYYLVIFVLK; from the coding sequence ATGGTCATTAGGAGCTTGACGGTCCTGTTGACCGCGCCGATCATCCTGGCCTGCGTCTACTACGGCGGCATCCCTTTCCTGATCATGCTGCTGGCGCTGGCGATCATCGCCGTCAACGAGTTCTACAATTTGATGATGAAAAAAGGGCTGTTCCCGGCTTACTGGGTCGGCAACCTGATCACGATCTTCTTCATCACCTTCGCCTACTACGCCCTGAAACGGAACTGGGAGCCGGCGCATTCGGCGATCCTGACGCTGGCGGTGGCGGTCGCCATGATCGCCGGGGTTTTCCTGAAGAGGGAAAAGGACACGATCGTCGATGTTGCCGTCACCGTGCTGGGGATGTTCTATGTCGGCTGGTTCTTCAGCTACCTGATCTTTATCCGGGCGCTGACCGACCACGGCGGCTATCTGTTCTTCCTGCTGTTCACGATCTGGGCGATGGACAGCGCCGCCTACCTGGCCGGCAAAGTTTTTGGGCACACCAAGCTGATGCCGTCGATCTCGCCGAAAAAGACCTGGGAAGGGGCGATCGCCGGCTTTCTGACCTGCCTGGTAGCGGCGGCGATCTTTTCGCAGACCGCCCAGCTGGAGCTTTGGCACGCGCTGATCCTCGGCGCCCTGATCGGGGTCTTCGGCCAGATCTCCGACCTGATCGAATCGCTGATCAAGCGCGACGCGGGAGCGAAAGATTCGTCCGACATCCTGCCGGGGCACGGCGGTGTGCTCGACCGGATCGATTCCTTTGTCCTGACCGCGCCGCTGATGTATTATTACCTGGTAATATTCGTGCTTAAATGA
- the nadC gene encoding carboxylating nicotinate-nucleotide diphosphorylase → MKEITDFLVKLALAEDLGPGDITTRAVVGRGERAQAAVRAKERGVICGQAIAAEVFKHLDPRVKYAAKVKDGALVKKGKVIALVSGPARAILTGERTALNFLQHLSGIATLTRKFVARVPGTRCQVLDTRKTVPGLRLLEKYAVKCGGGANHRLGLHDAILIKDNHVKQAGGIGEAVYQVKRQGFRANKIEAEAKTLGEVKAALSVGVGRVLLDNMSVKMLRQAVKLCKKARIKTEASGGVNLKNVRAIAKTGVDFISVGALTHSAPALDISLKVL, encoded by the coding sequence ATGAAAGAGATAACCGACTTCTTAGTTAAACTCGCCCTGGCCGAAGATCTCGGCCCGGGCGACATTACGACGCGCGCCGTGGTCGGGAGAGGGGAGCGGGCCCAGGCGGCGGTCAGAGCGAAAGAGCGCGGCGTGATCTGCGGCCAGGCGATCGCTGCCGAAGTATTTAAGCACCTCGACCCGCGCGTTAAATATGCGGCGAAGGTTAAGGATGGGGCGTTGGTCAAAAAGGGCAAAGTCATTGCGCTCGTTTCCGGCCCGGCCCGGGCGATCCTCACCGGCGAACGGACGGCGTTGAACTTTCTGCAGCACCTCTCGGGGATCGCAACGCTGACGCGTAAATTTGTTGCCAGGGTGCCAGGGACCAGGTGCCAGGTGCTGGATACGCGCAAGACAGTCCCCGGCCTGCGCTTGCTCGAAAAGTACGCCGTCAAATGCGGGGGCGGGGCCAACCACCGGCTGGGGCTGCATGACGCGATCTTAATAAAAGACAATCACGTTAAGCAAGCGGGAGGGATCGGGGAGGCCGTCTATCAGGTCAAGCGCCAAGGTTTTCGCGCCAACAAGATCGAAGCGGAAGCAAAGACGCTCGGGGAAGTTAAGGCGGCGCTCAGCGTCGGTGTCGGCCGGGTCCTTTTGGATAACATGAGCGTTAAAATGCTCCGCCAGGCCGTTAAACTGTGCAAAAAAGCGCGGATCAAGACGGAAGCGTCGGGCGGCGTAAATTTAAAAAACGTCCGGGCGATCGCCAAAACCGGCGTCGACTTCATTTCCGTCGGCGCGCTGACCCATTCGGCTCCCGCTTTAGATATCAGTCTAAAAGTGTTATAA
- a CDS encoding ATP-dependent helicase — translation MPQKYILKTTFDAGKQSRINYQEELTAEQLPVVTAAGGPMLVIAGAGSGKTRIVTYRVAYLAESGVPLDRILLVTFTNKAAKEMLSRVEVLLQRDARGIWGGTFHHIGNMMLRKNAQRLGFSNNFTILDRGDAKELIDACIAEAQIDVKARRFPKGEALQDIFSLSVNTGRNIIDVIAYNYPQFEPLTDEIEGVYRLYVDRKRKGNIMDFDDLLFYWWKLLHDHPDVAEAYAAKFLHILVDEYQDTNSLQAKIIDILAAKHRNLMVVGDDSQSIYSFRGAHFKNIINFPRVYPDAKFFKLEINHRSTPEILSVANSSIMLAKEKFEKNLRTNRPAGQKPIIVPVTTVHEQAAFIAQRMLELREEGHSLNDMAVLYRSHYQSMEVQMELTKRAIPFEIRSGLRFFEEAHIKDVMAYMKVIHNPKDEIAWQRVLKLLPKVGPKTAEKIFQFISRAPEPLKEIVAQAVLPLVPGGGERAFKEFQAVLGAMLEKIDHPAEMIKIVSESSYAEHLKAQYPNWRERLEDLAQLGSYATQFKSLEELLSSLALASGIEAETIVEGSEGDKEACVLTTIHQAKGLEWKVVFIVWLADGRFPSYLSFGKDEEMEEERRLFYVAVTRAKDELYLSYPLIYSGYDGEVLMKISRYLEELPDWAYDRWDIETDSEGPQETIDLSQYREVNVKGQKSDFEAVDLNDLFPR, via the coding sequence ATGCCGCAAAAGTATATTCTCAAGACCACCTTCGATGCGGGGAAGCAGTCCCGGATAAATTACCAAGAGGAATTAACCGCGGAACAGCTGCCCGTGGTCACGGCTGCCGGCGGGCCGATGCTGGTCATCGCCGGGGCGGGTTCGGGCAAAACCCGGATCGTGACCTACCGCGTCGCCTACCTGGCCGAGTCCGGCGTGCCGCTCGACCGGATCCTGCTCGTGACCTTCACCAACAAAGCGGCCAAGGAGATGCTTTCGCGGGTCGAAGTGCTCCTCCAGCGCGACGCCAGGGGGATCTGGGGCGGGACCTTCCACCACATCGGCAACATGATGCTGCGCAAGAACGCCCAGCGGCTCGGCTTCAGCAACAACTTCACGATCCTGGACCGCGGCGACGCCAAAGAGCTGATCGACGCCTGCATCGCCGAGGCGCAGATCGACGTCAAGGCGCGCCGCTTCCCGAAGGGCGAGGCCCTGCAGGACATCTTCAGCCTTTCCGTCAACACCGGGCGGAACATCATCGACGTGATCGCCTACAACTACCCGCAGTTCGAGCCGCTGACCGACGAGATCGAAGGGGTCTACCGGCTCTACGTCGACCGGAAGCGGAAGGGGAACATCATGGACTTTGACGACCTCCTGTTCTACTGGTGGAAATTGCTGCACGACCACCCCGACGTCGCCGAGGCTTACGCCGCCAAATTCCTGCATATCCTGGTCGACGAATACCAGGACACGAACTCGCTGCAGGCTAAGATCATCGATATCCTGGCGGCCAAGCACCGGAACTTAATGGTGGTCGGCGACGACAGCCAGTCGATCTACAGCTTCCGCGGGGCCCACTTCAAGAACATCATCAATTTCCCCAGGGTCTATCCGGACGCGAAGTTCTTTAAGCTGGAGATCAACCACCGCTCGACCCCGGAGATCCTCTCGGTCGCCAACAGCTCGATCATGCTGGCCAAGGAAAAGTTCGAGAAGAACCTGAGGACGAACCGGCCAGCCGGACAAAAACCGATCATCGTGCCGGTGACGACCGTGCACGAGCAGGCCGCCTTCATCGCCCAGCGGATGCTGGAGCTGCGCGAGGAGGGGCATTCGCTCAACGACATGGCGGTCCTTTACCGTTCGCACTACCAGTCGATGGAGGTCCAAATGGAGCTGACCAAGCGGGCTATCCCGTTCGAGATCCGCTCCGGCCTCCGCTTTTTTGAAGAAGCCCACATCAAAGACGTGATGGCCTACATGAAGGTCATCCACAACCCCAAGGACGAGATCGCCTGGCAGCGGGTGCTCAAGCTCCTGCCCAAGGTCGGGCCGAAGACGGCGGAGAAGATCTTCCAGTTCATTTCCCGGGCGCCCGAGCCGCTCAAGGAGATCGTGGCCCAGGCGGTGTTGCCGCTGGTGCCGGGGGGCGGCGAGCGGGCGTTCAAGGAATTTCAGGCAGTACTAGGCGCGATGCTGGAGAAGATCGACCACCCGGCCGAGATGATCAAGATCGTTAGCGAATCGAGTTACGCGGAGCACCTGAAAGCGCAATACCCGAACTGGCGGGAAAGACTGGAAGACCTGGCCCAGCTCGGCAGTTACGCCACCCAGTTCAAGTCGCTGGAGGAGCTGCTCAGTTCGCTGGCTTTAGCGTCGGGCATCGAAGCGGAAACGATCGTTGAGGGGAGCGAAGGGGACAAAGAGGCGTGCGTCCTGACGACGATCCACCAGGCCAAGGGGCTGGAATGGAAGGTCGTTTTTATCGTCTGGCTGGCGGACGGCCGGTTCCCGTCCTACCTGAGCTTCGGCAAGGACGAGGAGATGGAAGAGGAGCGGCGGCTTTTTTACGTCGCCGTGACCCGCGCCAAGGACGAGTTGTACCTCTCTTACCCGCTGATCTACTCCGGCTACGACGGCGAAGTCTTGATGAAGATCTCCCGCTACCTGGAAGAGCTCCCCGACTGGGCCTACGACCGCTGGGACATTGAAACGGACAGCGAGGGGCCGCAGGAGACCATTGACCTGAGCCAGTACCGCGAAGTCAACGTCAAAGGGCAAAAGAGCGACTTTGAAGCGGTCGACCTGAACGACCTTTTCCCCCGCTAA
- a CDS encoding ATP-binding protein, which translates to MTEMRPIKPIIGYIKGKMTRQWGALTGLGEIKLGVAKRARLQAVDTGLNLIGGMQIGYLRLLQIGNRLSGQPDEFRRLPLEETRVQLGKIRGRMKINSIDGQVLNHSPDYVCFLDLKGNITWLNATMIEALGRDTTEIVGRSHFELLHPDDQPLAKERFAALIATGRSNPMEARFKKNGSFFWGWIVGRVLHEMGKPVGVALNIRDVTERKEKEIKMIVNERLRFLRQIWLGMNHEFNNAFVPILLVLENVEQLLEKGSQEMINRCLRQMAGNAGRIRQFTDRLHYFLQFSGRAKARTDLRVLVEGVAALMQEKLNAADATFEVDCPRIAVGPDGATAPDRFLMELHFDGLEMILIDLLNNAVEAIAARRAADGQAPRRVKVSLAKEFAGEQRYFVVKVCDTGCGIKPDNIGKLFQPFFSTKPAGEGTGLGMVIVQQIVREHGGTVEIASQENEGTEIVLRLPVDSQDWE; encoded by the coding sequence ATGACGGAAATGCGGCCGATCAAACCGATCATCGGCTATATAAAAGGGAAAATGACCAGGCAATGGGGCGCCCTGACCGGCCTGGGGGAGATCAAGCTGGGTGTCGCCAAACGCGCCCGGCTCCAGGCCGTTGATACCGGCCTCAACCTGATCGGCGGCATGCAAATCGGCTACCTCCGCTTGCTCCAGATCGGCAACCGCTTGTCCGGCCAACCGGACGAGTTCCGCCGCTTGCCGCTCGAAGAGACCAGGGTGCAGCTTGGCAAGATCCGGGGCCGGATGAAGATCAACAGCATCGACGGGCAGGTGCTGAACCATTCCCCGGATTACGTCTGCTTTCTCGACCTGAAAGGCAACATTACCTGGCTGAACGCCACGATGATCGAGGCGCTCGGACGCGACACGACGGAGATCGTCGGCCGCAGCCACTTCGAGCTGCTTCACCCCGATGACCAGCCGCTGGCCAAGGAGCGGTTCGCCGCGCTGATCGCCACCGGCCGCTCCAACCCGATGGAGGCCCGCTTCAAGAAAAACGGGTCGTTTTTCTGGGGCTGGATCGTCGGCCGCGTCCTGCACGAAATGGGAAAGCCGGTCGGCGTGGCACTGAACATCCGCGACGTCACGGAGCGCAAGGAAAAAGAGATCAAGATGATCGTTAACGAACGCCTCCGCTTCCTGCGGCAGATCTGGCTCGGCATGAACCATGAGTTTAACAACGCCTTTGTCCCGATCCTCCTGGTCCTGGAAAACGTCGAACAACTGCTGGAAAAGGGAAGCCAGGAAATGATCAACCGCTGCCTGCGGCAAATGGCCGGGAATGCCGGCCGGATCCGGCAGTTCACCGACCGGCTGCATTATTTTCTGCAGTTTTCCGGCCGGGCCAAGGCCCGGACCGACCTGCGGGTGCTGGTCGAGGGGGTCGCGGCGCTGATGCAGGAAAAGCTCAATGCCGCCGACGCCACGTTCGAGGTCGATTGCCCGCGGATCGCGGTCGGCCCGGACGGGGCCACGGCGCCGGACCGCTTCCTCATGGAGCTCCATTTTGACGGCCTGGAGATGATCTTGATCGACTTGCTGAATAACGCCGTTGAGGCGATCGCCGCGCGCCGCGCCGCCGACGGCCAAGCCCCGCGGCGGGTCAAGGTCTCCCTCGCGAAAGAATTTGCCGGCGAGCAGCGCTACTTCGTGGTGAAAGTTTGCGACACCGGCTGCGGCATTAAGCCCGATAACATCGGCAAGCTCTTCCAGCCCTTTTTCTCGACTAAACCGGCGGGAGAGGGGACCGGGCTCGGGATGGTCATTGTCCAGCAGATCGTCAGGGAACACGGCGGGACGGTCGAGATCGCCTCGCAAGAGAACGAAGGGACGGAGATCGTCCTGCGTTTGCCGGTCGACTCCCAAGACTGGGAATAA
- a CDS encoding 3'-5' exonuclease, translated as MFSFMQSEEFAKLETEYPFLRRAREQVFGLKSLPFVIVDIETTGLEPADNEITEVAALKLKNGEIVDVFGSLIRVNRKLSPEIVKLTGITDEMLVEEGKNRNQVLRSLYDFIGKTPLIAHNTEFDVPFLNHHLKKDWGITLQGPQVCTLKISRKLLPGLSSHRLGEIAKYFKVPVSQAHRAGGDVETTHQVWLKIIELLEKHGVNSLETLLKYAV; from the coding sequence ATGTTCAGCTTCATGCAGTCCGAAGAATTCGCCAAACTGGAGACCGAATACCCTTTCTTGCGCCGCGCGCGCGAGCAAGTCTTCGGCCTGAAGTCGCTCCCCTTTGTGATCGTGGACATCGAAACGACCGGCCTGGAGCCGGCGGACAACGAGATCACCGAAGTGGCCGCGCTCAAGCTGAAGAACGGCGAGATCGTCGACGTGTTCGGTTCGCTGATCCGCGTCAACCGGAAGCTGTCGCCGGAGATCGTCAAGCTGACCGGGATCACCGACGAGATGCTGGTCGAAGAAGGGAAGAACCGGAACCAGGTCCTCCGTTCGCTCTACGATTTTATCGGCAAAACGCCGCTGATCGCCCACAACACCGAGTTCGACGTGCCGTTCCTTAACCACCATTTAAAGAAAGACTGGGGGATCACGTTGCAGGGCCCGCAAGTCTGCACGCTCAAGATCTCACGCAAGCTGCTGCCGGGCCTTTCTTCGCACCGGCTGGGCGAGATCGCCAAATATTTTAAGGTCCCGGTCTCGCAAGCCCACCGGGCGGGGGGCGACGTGGAAACGACGCACCAGGTCTGGCTAAAGATCATCGAGCTGCTGGAAAAACACGGGGTCAACTCGCTGGAGACGCTGCTCAAGTACGCGGTATAA
- a CDS encoding CPBP family intramembrane glutamic endopeptidase yields MKVPYAYKPVQFFLIAILLTWAAWLTAAYLSYQPGGGASGLIPALEIVGLFGPFLASLWMVFAAADKGLRRDYINRLLNLKLIKPSSFPVILLVMPAAVVVAVWLSHLFFGRSLDQLSLAKASTFTAGILPVPVMLFVPALLEELGWKGYGVDSLRGQRTFFTATLIYAALWACWHSPLFLINGYYHNLILRANPLFALNFFVSVFPMTFIINWLWHKNKGSVLTAVLVHASANCQGLLPLGQLAKGIETAVMVVMAIIIVGLDRKTFFAKFPARIGDFG; encoded by the coding sequence ATGAAAGTTCCCTACGCCTATAAGCCGGTTCAATTTTTCCTGATCGCCATTTTGCTCACTTGGGCGGCCTGGTTAACGGCCGCTTATTTAAGTTATCAGCCGGGCGGCGGAGCAAGCGGCTTAATTCCCGCGTTGGAGATCGTCGGGTTGTTCGGCCCTTTCCTCGCCTCTTTATGGATGGTCTTTGCCGCGGCTGACAAGGGATTGCGGCGGGACTATATCAATCGACTCTTAAATTTGAAGTTGATAAAACCTTCCAGTTTCCCGGTCATTTTGCTGGTCATGCCGGCGGCGGTCGTAGTTGCCGTCTGGCTTTCCCATCTTTTTTTCGGACGATCTTTGGACCAATTGAGCCTTGCTAAGGCGTCGACTTTCACCGCCGGAATTTTACCGGTCCCGGTCATGCTTTTTGTCCCTGCTTTATTAGAGGAATTGGGCTGGAAAGGGTATGGAGTGGACAGCCTTCGCGGCCAACGCACTTTTTTTACGGCGACGCTCATTTATGCCGCGCTGTGGGCTTGCTGGCATAGCCCTTTATTCCTGATCAACGGGTATTACCATAATCTGATCTTAAGGGCTAACCCTCTATTCGCCCTCAACTTCTTTGTCAGCGTCTTTCCCATGACGTTCATTATTAATTGGTTATGGCATAAGAACAAGGGGAGCGTTTTAACGGCGGTCCTTGTTCACGCGTCCGCTAATTGCCAGGGGCTTTTACCGCTGGGGCAGCTCGCGAAAGGGATCGAAACGGCGGTGATGGTAGTTATGGCAATAATTATCGTCGGTTTGGACCGCAAAACGTTTTTCGCCAAATTCCCGGCGCGGATCGGAGATTTTGGTTAA
- a CDS encoding DNRLRE domain-containing protein — protein sequence MKAGKFILLVGFLALAFFVSGCGDQTTNPDEKTLTSLTVSPTSATVYVGNRVFFTALAAYSDGSSNFVVPTWSVSSEIGAIVSVGLSGMFTASAEGTGTVTAVYESKSSFASLTVTKSTTADVNRLTTIEVSPATGEMPVNSYQLFNATGLTASGEMIAIAPSWLISGDAVGVFTAVGQMATLEAKAVGTAVISCLSGEVIGQSYVTIEGYLLEITVEADIYVDEGNPTVTYEGETALKAGYLSSTPARYYETYLRFSLAAIPAGMTIESASLMLYATSAGTPSLQLYNLSSAFSGTTTWATKPTVSTYLLASAFTAGQYNELGSDPFLAAVRTWYSAPAVNFGFALRQDGGENGVVGLLSKENPTNKPTLSLVYK from the coding sequence GTGAAAGCTGGCAAATTCATCCTGCTCGTCGGCTTCCTGGCGCTGGCCTTCTTCGTCAGCGGCTGCGGCGATCAAACCACCAACCCGGACGAAAAAACCTTGACCAGCCTGACCGTGTCGCCGACCAGCGCGACGGTCTACGTCGGCAATCGCGTTTTTTTCACGGCCCTGGCCGCTTACTCCGACGGTTCCAGCAATTTCGTCGTTCCCACCTGGTCCGTTTCCAGCGAGATCGGCGCGATCGTCTCGGTCGGCCTCTCCGGCATGTTCACCGCTTCCGCGGAAGGGACCGGCACGGTGACCGCCGTTTACGAGAGCAAATCGTCCTTTGCCTCCCTGACGGTGACCAAGTCCACGACCGCCGACGTGAACCGCCTGACCACCATCGAAGTTTCCCCCGCGACGGGGGAGATGCCGGTCAACAGTTATCAGCTCTTTAACGCGACCGGCCTGACGGCCAGCGGCGAGATGATCGCCATCGCGCCTTCCTGGCTGATCTCCGGCGACGCGGTCGGCGTTTTCACGGCGGTCGGGCAAATGGCGACACTGGAGGCGAAGGCGGTCGGGACGGCCGTGATCAGCTGCCTTTCCGGCGAGGTCATCGGCCAGTCCTACGTGACGATCGAGGGCTACCTGCTGGAGATCACCGTAGAGGCGGACATTTACGTTGACGAGGGGAACCCGACCGTGACCTATGAGGGGGAAACCGCGCTCAAGGCCGGCTACTTGTCCTCCACCCCGGCCCGGTATTACGAGACGTATCTCCGGTTTTCCCTGGCCGCCATTCCGGCCGGCATGACGATCGAATCGGCCTCGTTAATGCTCTACGCAACATCGGCCGGAACGCCTTCGTTGCAGCTTTACAACCTCAGCAGCGCTTTTTCCGGCACTACGACCTGGGCAACCAAGCCGACGGTCAGCACTTATCTGCTCGCCAGCGCTTTTACCGCCGGCCAGTACAACGAGCTCGGCAGCGATCCGTTTCTGGCCGCCGTGCGGACCTGGTATTCCGCCCCGGCCGTTAATTTCGGGTTCGCGCTCCGGCAGGATGGCGGGGAGAACGGGGTGGTCGGCTTGCTCAGCAAAGAAAATCCCACCAATAAGCCGACCCTCAGCCTGGTGTATAAGTAA